A genomic region of Acidobacteriota bacterium contains the following coding sequences:
- a CDS encoding aminopeptidase P family protein, whose product MKRFLAGLSLSILVFTAIPVLAVPGPTSIRVTPPAPKFTDAERHTELAKRRAAVAAKMADKSMLILFSAEPRLYTNDVDYVYRQENNLYYLTALKQDGATFVMTKDGGTVTETLFLPKRNAFREAWEGKMYSREQAMAVSGLKTMVDSVERDTFLQSVKDKKAFSSKDGSASIPTAESVYLLLPNGDRDRDGMREFRVEHEFSKGISGYKVENAQPIFGELRHVKSPYELKLLQHAIDISSEAHMRSMATVGRLDWEYELHAEVEYTFRRRNADFWGYPSIVGCGPNATTLHYVESQSPLKKGELLLMDVGAEYEHYTADVTRTFPVNGKFTKEQAEIYQIVYDAQEAAARVTKPGATYGDAQNAAREVIKAGLMRLGLITDPKQSGIWNIHGLGHWLGMNVHDVGEYSAKFRPGMVYTNEPGIYIREDALDNLPDTPEWQAFKTKVRPVFEKYKNIGVRIEDDMLVTETGTEWMSKAIPRSIADIEAFMASAPKTVTISRNRQNMLNNVFVQAAGY is encoded by the coding sequence ATGAAGAGATTTTTAGCTGGGCTAAGTTTGAGCATACTGGTATTTACGGCCATTCCCGTATTAGCGGTTCCGGGGCCGACATCGATCCGTGTGACGCCGCCGGCACCGAAATTCACTGACGCCGAGCGGCACACGGAACTTGCAAAACGCCGGGCCGCCGTCGCCGCAAAAATGGCCGACAAGAGCATGCTTATCCTGTTCAGCGCCGAGCCGAGGCTCTACACCAATGACGTCGATTATGTTTATCGCCAGGAGAACAATCTCTACTACCTCACCGCGTTAAAACAAGACGGTGCAACGTTTGTGATGACAAAGGATGGCGGAACCGTAACCGAAACATTGTTCCTCCCAAAACGCAACGCATTCCGGGAAGCGTGGGAAGGCAAAATGTATTCTCGCGAACAGGCGATGGCAGTTTCGGGGCTCAAAACAATGGTAGATTCGGTCGAGCGTGATACATTCCTTCAGTCTGTAAAGGACAAGAAAGCGTTTTCTTCGAAGGATGGTTCCGCGTCCATTCCAACAGCGGAATCCGTCTATCTGCTCTTGCCTAATGGCGATCGGGATCGCGACGGAATGCGTGAGTTTCGGGTCGAACATGAGTTTTCAAAAGGAATCAGCGGTTATAAGGTGGAAAACGCCCAGCCGATCTTCGGGGAACTTCGTCACGTAAAATCGCCGTACGAATTAAAGCTGCTCCAACACGCGATCGACATCTCGAGCGAGGCACATATGCGTTCGATGGCGACTGTCGGGAGGCTCGATTGGGAATATGAACTTCACGCCGAGGTCGAATATACATTTCGCCGCAGAAACGCCGATTTCTGGGGCTATCCGTCGATCGTCGGCTGCGGCCCGAATGCAACGACACTGCATTATGTCGAATCACAAAGCCCGCTCAAGAAAGGCGAACTTCTGCTTATGGATGTCGGAGCGGAGTATGAACATTACACCGCTGATGTGACCCGAACCTTTCCGGTGAACGGCAAATTTACTAAGGAACAGGCAGAGATCTATCAGATCGTTTATGACGCCCAAGAGGCAGCAGCGAGGGTGACCAAGCCGGGAGCAACGTATGGCGATGCACAAAATGCCGCCCGTGAGGTTATCAAGGCAGGCCTGATGCGGCTCGGACTGATCACAGACCCGAAACAATCGGGCATATGGAACATTCACGGCCTTGGGCATTGGCTCGGTATGAACGTTCACGACGTAGGCGAATACAGTGCAAAGTTCAGGCCCGGAATGGTTTATACGAACGAACCTGGCATCTACATCCGCGAAGATGCCTTGGATAATCTGCCGGACACGCCCGAATGGCAAGCCTTCAAGACCAAAGTCCGCCCGGTATTTGAAAAATACAAGAACATCGGCGTTCGGATCGAGGATGACATGCTCGTGACCGAGACCGGCACCGAATGGATGTCAAAGGCCATTCCTCGCTCTATAGCCGATATCGAAGCCTTTATGGCATCCGCTCCCAAAACAGTAACGATCAGCCGGAACAGGCAAAATATGCTGAACAACGTGTTTGTCCAGGCTGCCGGATATTGA
- a CDS encoding diacylglycerol kinase family lipid kinase: MAKITVKNQTGDTSLPLVIVNPKSASGSTRDKWSATASDLRAHFGPFSVAFTKGPGDGIELAERAANSGRQFIIACGGDGTINEVANGILRSGVDVELGVLPSGTGGDFRRTLGLPLGNREAAAALRDGITRHIDAGRVTFIDHQGKTSSRYFLNVSSAGLAANIIERVKSQKVFDWLPVESLRGRANFAVSTLQQVLDLDPVMLNVRFDDGPASKLQTIAFCVANSRYFGGGMLIAPDASLNDGLLDVVNIGDIGALKIILNAHTLYRGTHHGLQEVNGSTAKRIEISAVDPSLDVRIETDGELPGRLPATYEIVPNAIRVRVPNTGNRKT, from the coding sequence TTGGCCAAAATAACCGTAAAAAATCAGACCGGCGACACTTCGCTGCCTTTGGTGATCGTCAATCCAAAATCGGCATCCGGCTCGACCCGTGACAAATGGTCTGCGACCGCCAGCGACCTTCGGGCGCATTTCGGGCCGTTCAGTGTTGCGTTCACAAAGGGACCGGGCGACGGAATCGAACTCGCTGAAAGAGCGGCTAACAGCGGCCGCCAATTCATCATTGCCTGCGGCGGCGACGGGACGATCAATGAGGTAGCAAATGGCATATTGCGTTCGGGGGTCGATGTTGAGCTCGGCGTTCTGCCATCGGGAACGGGCGGAGACTTCCGCCGGACGCTGGGGTTGCCGCTCGGCAACCGCGAGGCCGCCGCGGCATTACGAGACGGCATCACGCGGCATATAGATGCTGGACGCGTGACCTTTATCGATCATCAGGGAAAGACGTCTAGCCGCTATTTCCTTAACGTATCTTCCGCCGGCCTCGCCGCAAACATCATCGAACGTGTGAAGTCGCAAAAAGTTTTTGATTGGCTGCCGGTCGAATCGCTTCGCGGGCGTGCAAATTTCGCGGTTTCAACGCTGCAGCAAGTGCTCGACCTCGATCCGGTGATGCTCAACGTCAGATTTGACGACGGCCCTGCGTCGAAACTGCAAACTATCGCATTCTGCGTCGCAAATTCACGCTACTTCGGCGGCGGAATGTTGATCGCACCTGATGCCAGCCTTAACGACGGCCTCCTCGACGTAGTAAATATCGGCGATATCGGAGCTCTGAAGATAATCCTAAACGCCCACACACTCTACCGCGGCACGCATCATGGCCTTCAGGAAGTCAACGGCTCGACCGCAAAAAGGATCGAGATCTCAGCAGTCGATCCGTCACTCGATGTCCGCATTGAAACGGACGGCGAGCTTCCGGGCCGACTACCGGCAACCTACGAGATCGTTCCGAATGCGATCCGCGTACGCGTGCCTAATACCGGGAACCGCAAAACATAG
- a CDS encoding saccharopine dehydrogenase NADP-binding domain-containing protein, with translation MTKTIFIAGSGGIGEAAALLLREWCEFETAIILGDVSEDSLRKAVALVTGNSSKTTSVETVVMSRDGINDAMRSAFERTDVLLDCSPGGQAPRMARFAVDFKFHYANLTEYVAETDEITTMAADAETGFILQTGLAPGFINVKAMELYNEFVQKYENEKVERVGMKVGAMTAHAHAPHFYGFTWSPIGVATEYVKNSRVIRDFEITERPALSARETIVIGARTYEADLTSGGAADLPDFFEGKARQLDYKTLRYVGHYNWVESIIETLSKDEGLPDRLQDAMLQAVPSVEDDLVLVHASVDGFDVRGRRRMIEKAYFVEPLEINGRHLRAIQTTTAAPLCESAMMLLGGNYKGVVLQSQIDPGSFMRGKFVSSVYK, from the coding sequence ATGACAAAAACTATATTTATTGCCGGTTCCGGCGGGATCGGCGAGGCAGCGGCACTTTTGCTGCGGGAATGGTGCGAATTTGAGACGGCAATTATCCTCGGCGATGTGTCTGAGGACAGTCTGCGGAAAGCGGTCGCGCTGGTGACGGGTAACTCGTCGAAGACGACGTCCGTCGAGACCGTTGTGATGTCGCGTGACGGTATCAATGACGCAATGAGATCGGCGTTCGAACGGACGGACGTACTGCTCGATTGTTCGCCTGGCGGACAGGCTCCTCGGATGGCGAGATTTGCGGTGGATTTTAAGTTTCATTATGCAAATCTTACTGAATACGTAGCCGAGACCGACGAGATCACGACGATGGCAGCGGATGCTGAGACCGGATTTATCCTGCAGACGGGCCTTGCCCCGGGCTTTATCAATGTAAAGGCGATGGAACTCTATAACGAGTTCGTCCAGAAATATGAGAACGAAAAGGTCGAACGGGTCGGGATGAAGGTCGGGGCAATGACCGCTCATGCCCACGCACCGCACTTTTACGGATTTACATGGTCGCCGATCGGTGTGGCGACGGAATATGTTAAGAATTCCCGGGTCATTCGCGATTTTGAGATCACCGAACGTCCGGCGCTTTCGGCCCGCGAAACGATCGTCATAGGTGCCCGCACATACGAAGCCGACCTGACATCGGGCGGTGCTGCCGATCTGCCTGATTTTTTTGAAGGGAAAGCACGGCAGCTCGATTACAAAACGCTGCGGTACGTCGGTCATTACAATTGGGTCGAATCGATCATCGAAACGCTTTCAAAGGATGAAGGCCTGCCGGATCGACTGCAGGACGCGATGTTGCAGGCGGTTCCTTCGGTCGAGGACGACCTCGTGCTGGTGCATGCATCGGTTGACGGGTTTGATGTGCGTGGGAGGCGTCGAATGATCGAGAAGGCCTATTTTGTCGAACCGCTCGAGATCAACGGCCGTCATTTGCGGGCGATACAGACGACGACGGCCGCTCCGCTGTGCGAATCGGCGATGATGCTGCTCGGCGGCAATTACAAAGGCGTTGTTCTGCAGAGCCAGATCGATCCCGGCTCGTTCATGCGAGGGAAATTCGTGTCGAGCGTCTACAAATAA
- a CDS encoding AMP-binding protein, producing the protein MSKSFCEQLIESFESRPNATAMRIVGSDEATYTWAEMHERIRSVSYRLRQEGVQFGDRVALIGENHPKWAIAYLGTLMIGAVIVPLDPHGELETITNFLVNSEAKVAFLSPDQTKHFAKVEEKLGRTIPKVVWNLDEDTAGFEHFEDWAATQFPAEFAAETPPARGEDMAVLMYTSGTTGTPKGVPLTHGNIIAELEGVNLVLKLSDKEKILSLLPLFHAYLQIVNMWIATKYGCEVGYLKELTPDELSKAMKEFKPTILTTVPRLWYLFHKKIFDGVKAKSGVLQRLLR; encoded by the coding sequence ATGTCTAAATCATTCTGCGAGCAGTTAATTGAATCGTTTGAGTCGCGTCCCAATGCCACGGCGATGCGCATTGTCGGCAGCGACGAAGCCACCTACACCTGGGCCGAGATGCACGAACGCATCCGCAGCGTCTCGTACCGTCTGCGCCAGGAGGGCGTTCAGTTTGGCGACCGCGTCGCATTGATCGGCGAGAATCATCCCAAATGGGCGATCGCCTACCTTGGCACGCTGATGATCGGCGCGGTCATTGTCCCGCTCGATCCTCACGGCGAGCTCGAGACGATCACTAATTTCCTTGTAAATTCCGAGGCAAAGGTCGCGTTTCTTTCCCCTGACCAGACCAAACACTTCGCGAAAGTAGAAGAAAAACTCGGCCGTACCATTCCAAAGGTCGTTTGGAACCTCGACGAAGACACAGCGGGCTTCGAGCATTTCGAAGACTGGGCCGCGACCCAGTTCCCCGCCGAATTTGCCGCTGAAACACCGCCCGCACGGGGCGAAGACATGGCCGTATTGATGTACACGAGCGGCACGACGGGCACGCCGAAGGGCGTTCCGCTGACGCACGGCAATATTATTGCCGAGCTCGAAGGCGTCAATCTCGTGCTCAAACTATCCGACAAAGAAAAGATCCTGAGTCTTTTGCCGCTCTTCCATGCATACCTGCAGATCGTAAACATGTGGATCGCGACCAAGTATGGCTGCGAGGTCGGCTATCTCAAGGAACTCACGCCTGACGAACTTTCAAAGGCGATGAAGGAATTCAAGCCGACGATCCTTACGACCGTGCCGCGACTTTGGTATCTGTTCCACAAGAAGATCTTTGATGGAGTGAAAGCTAAGTCGGGCGTGCTGCAGAGGCTGTTAAGGTGA
- the metH gene encoding methionine synthase — protein sequence MAEFLDLLKEKIIIFDGAMGSNLQSLDLTIDDWGGPDFENCSENLLYTRPDAIETVHRSFLEAGCDVIETNSFGGSEVVLTEFGIADKTYDVNLKAAQLAKRLANDFSTYDKPRFVAGSIGPGTKLPTLGHITYNDLKDAYREQVRGLIDGGADLMMVETCQDLLQTKAALAAIFEFFEAQKIKLPVIASVTIEVFGTMLNGTEIGAALTALEPFPIDVIGMNCGTGPKHMADSFRYLCENSPIPVSVLPNAGLPEVKDGKQHYDETPESFAAQVEHFANDFGANIVGGCCGTSPEHLRQVVERLSGISPKLRDAKLIPSASSIYFQQPYTQDASFLIVGERVNASGSKKMRDLLDAEDWDGLVSLAKSQEKEGAHILDVNVDFVGRDGVADMHELAARLATAVKIPLMFDSTEWEKMEAGLEHAGGKSLLNSTNYEDGEERFLKVLDLAKRFGAGVVIGLIDEDGMARSFDDKVKIARRAYKQAVEFGIESHDIFFDPLALPISTGIEEDRKNAVETINAIKQIHEEMPDANIILGVSNISFGLNPAARVVLNSVFLHDCVDAGMNSAIVNASKILPLMRFSELEIDTARDLIYDRRKFEGDICTYDPLGDFSNMFQGKSAQSIKPDISNLPIEEKLKHHIIDGERIGLEDSLKVALEKYAPLEIINDLLLDGMKTVGELFGSGQMQLPFVLQSAESMKAAVRFLEPFMEKVEGSNKGVLVLATVKGDVHDIGKNLVDIILTNNGYKVINLGIKQPIDDILRAAEESNCDAIGMSGLLVKSTLIMRDNLELMNERGIKTPVILGGAALNRRYVDADLIPLFNGKLFYARDAFDGLHAMDELTSTADLNAENAEDAEKTRAVGASGSRESSDVIDTDIVTVGDEEDLVGEDAKLGTVAARVSTRAAGDTTHTNRSDIVAIDELPKAPFYGSKVVEIGDLTKVFDFINETALFKGQWQYKQGKSSKEEYAELLKTTVYPKFAEIKAQAIREKLLEAKLVYGYFPCQSSGNDVIIYQEDEKTERMRFTFPRQAVEQRGGKKLCLADYFASVDSGKTDVVAFDLVTMGRKASEHSAKLFKSDNYTDYLLFHGLSVESAEALAEMWHKRIREELGIDENDSPELAKLFHQGYQGSRYSFGYPACPRIEDQTKLFELLRPERIGVELTDEFMLEPEQSTSAIVVHHPDAKYFNIE from the coding sequence ATGGCAGAATTTCTCGATCTATTAAAAGAAAAGATCATCATCTTTGATGGTGCAATGGGCAGCAATCTGCAGTCGCTCGATCTGACGATCGACGATTGGGGCGGGCCGGATTTTGAGAATTGTTCCGAAAATCTGCTTTATACGCGACCGGACGCGATCGAAACGGTGCACCGCAGCTTTTTAGAGGCGGGCTGTGATGTGATCGAGACGAACAGTTTCGGCGGGAGCGAGGTCGTCTTGACGGAATTCGGAATTGCCGATAAGACCTACGACGTAAATCTCAAGGCCGCGCAGCTAGCAAAACGGCTTGCAAATGATTTTTCGACATACGACAAGCCGCGTTTTGTAGCCGGTTCCATCGGACCGGGAACTAAGCTGCCGACGCTCGGACATATTACTTACAACGATCTGAAGGACGCCTATCGCGAGCAGGTTCGCGGGCTGATCGACGGCGGAGCTGACCTGATGATGGTTGAGACCTGTCAGGACCTGCTGCAGACAAAGGCTGCTCTGGCGGCGATATTTGAATTCTTCGAGGCACAAAAGATAAAACTGCCGGTGATCGCTTCCGTGACGATAGAGGTCTTTGGGACCATGCTCAACGGTACGGAGATCGGTGCGGCTTTGACGGCGCTTGAGCCGTTCCCGATCGACGTGATCGGTATGAACTGCGGCACCGGGCCGAAACACATGGCCGATAGCTTTCGGTATTTGTGCGAAAATTCGCCGATACCGGTCTCAGTTCTTCCGAACGCCGGTTTGCCTGAGGTCAAGGACGGCAAGCAGCACTATGACGAGACGCCCGAGAGCTTTGCAGCACAGGTCGAGCATTTTGCGAATGATTTTGGTGCGAATATCGTCGGCGGCTGCTGCGGCACATCGCCCGAACATTTGCGGCAGGTCGTCGAGCGTCTGAGCGGAATTTCACCGAAACTGAGAGATGCGAAACTGATACCTTCAGCTTCGTCGATCTATTTTCAGCAGCCATACACACAGGACGCTTCGTTCTTGATCGTTGGCGAGCGTGTAAACGCCTCAGGTTCTAAGAAGATGCGTGATCTGCTTGACGCTGAGGATTGGGACGGGCTTGTAAGTTTGGCGAAATCGCAGGAGAAAGAAGGTGCGCACATTCTCGATGTCAACGTCGATTTCGTCGGGCGTGACGGCGTTGCGGATATGCACGAACTGGCTGCGCGGTTGGCGACGGCGGTGAAAATTCCGCTCATGTTCGACTCGACCGAGTGGGAAAAAATGGAGGCGGGCCTGGAACACGCCGGCGGCAAATCTCTATTGAATTCAACAAATTACGAGGATGGCGAAGAGCGTTTTCTGAAAGTTCTCGACCTTGCAAAACGGTTTGGGGCGGGCGTTGTTATCGGTCTGATCGACGAGGACGGAATGGCTCGTTCGTTCGACGACAAGGTCAAGATCGCACGCCGTGCATATAAACAGGCGGTCGAATTCGGCATCGAATCGCACGATATTTTCTTTGACCCGCTCGCCCTGCCGATATCGACCGGGATCGAGGAAGACCGCAAGAATGCTGTCGAGACGATAAACGCGATAAAGCAAATTCACGAGGAAATGCCGGACGCGAATATTATTCTCGGCGTTTCGAATATCTCGTTCGGGCTGAATCCGGCGGCCCGTGTCGTGCTCAATTCTGTGTTTCTGCACGATTGTGTCGATGCCGGGATGAACTCGGCGATCGTCAATGCCTCGAAGATCTTGCCGCTGATGAGATTTAGCGAACTTGAAATAGATACGGCCCGCGACCTGATCTATGACCGGCGAAAATTCGAAGGCGATATTTGCACATACGATCCGCTTGGCGATTTTTCGAATATGTTTCAGGGCAAATCGGCACAGTCGATCAAGCCGGACATCTCGAATCTGCCGATCGAGGAGAAGCTGAAACACCACATCATCGACGGCGAACGCATCGGGCTCGAAGATTCACTCAAGGTCGCTCTCGAAAAATATGCCCCGCTTGAGATCATCAATGATCTATTGCTCGACGGCATGAAAACGGTCGGCGAACTGTTTGGCTCAGGTCAAATGCAGCTGCCGTTCGTGCTGCAATCAGCCGAGTCGATGAAGGCGGCGGTGAGGTTCCTGGAGCCGTTCATGGAGAAGGTCGAGGGATCGAACAAGGGCGTTCTGGTGCTCGCGACCGTCAAGGGTGATGTTCATGATATCGGCAAGAATCTGGTCGATATTATCCTCACCAATAACGGCTACAAGGTAATAAATCTGGGCATCAAACAGCCGATCGATGATATTCTTCGAGCTGCCGAAGAGTCCAATTGCGATGCGATCGGCATGAGCGGTTTGCTAGTCAAATCGACGCTCATCATGCGCGACAACCTGGAGTTGATGAACGAACGCGGAATAAAAACGCCCGTCATTCTCGGTGGTGCGGCACTAAACCGGCGATATGTCGATGCCGATCTGATACCGCTGTTTAACGGCAAACTGTTTTATGCGCGTGATGCTTTTGACGGGCTGCACGCAATGGATGAGCTGACTTCGACGGCGGATTTAAACGCAGAGAACGCGGAGGACGCAGAGAAGACAAGGGCGGTTGGAGCGAGCGGATCGCGCGAATCGAGTGATGTTATAGACACAGATATTGTCACCGTCGGTGACGAGGAAGACTTGGTTGGAGAGGACGCGAAGCTGGGCACTGTTGCGGCTCGGGTTTCGACTCGGGCGGCTGGTGATACGACGCATACTAATCGGTCGGACATTGTTGCGATCGACGAATTGCCGAAGGCTCCGTTTTACGGGTCTAAGGTCGTTGAGATCGGCGATCTGACCAAGGTTTTTGATTTTATTAATGAGACGGCGTTGTTCAAAGGGCAGTGGCAGTACAAGCAAGGTAAGTCTTCGAAAGAGGAATATGCCGAGCTGCTGAAAACGACCGTTTATCCGAAATTTGCTGAGATAAAGGCACAGGCGATCCGCGAGAAATTGCTTGAAGCAAAGCTCGTTTACGGCTATTTTCCGTGTCAGTCGTCCGGTAACGATGTGATCATTTATCAGGAAGACGAAAAGACCGAGCGTATGCGGTTCACGTTCCCGCGACAGGCTGTTGAGCAGCGTGGCGGCAAGAAATTGTGTTTAGCTGACTATTTTGCGTCGGTCGATTCGGGCAAAACGGACGTCGTCGCATTTGACCTGGTCACGATGGGCCGAAAGGCGAGCGAGCACTCGGCGAAGCTGTTCAAATCGGACAACTATACAGATTATCTGTTGTTTCACGGACTCTCGGTCGAATCGGCAGAGGCACTTGCCGAGATGTGGCATAAGCGTATCCGCGAAGAACTCGGGATCGACGAGAACGATTCGCCTGAACTTGCAAAGTTGTTTCATCAGGGCTATCAGGGCTCGCGGTACAGTTTCGGTTATCCCGCGTGTCCGCGGATCGAGGATCAGACGAAGCTGTTTGAACTGCTGCGGCCCGAGCGTATCGGTGTCGAACTGACCGACGAATTCATGCTCGAACCTGAGCAATCGACCTCGGCCATCGTAGTGCATCATCCGGATGCGAAGTATTTTAATATTGAGTAA
- a CDS encoding DUF937 domain-containing protein, with amino-acid sequence MFSLQDLLGQEQGTQAVEQISSNVGAEPSLVNSAIQMALPALISGLANNAATPEGAESLNTALDNDHAGGGVLDNLGGLAGMIFGGQQEAAPPPRQADAGGILGHILGTNQGAVAEQVSNQTGLGMGQVAQILMFLAPIVMGYLGKQKQQQGVGADGLGGLLGGLLGGGQAQAATPQSSGNAMIDMASNMLDSDRDGSALDDIASMAFKYMTNK; translated from the coding sequence ATGTTTTCATTACAAGACCTATTAGGACAAGAACAGGGAACACAGGCGGTCGAACAGATCAGCTCGAATGTCGGTGCCGAGCCTTCGCTGGTCAATTCAGCGATCCAGATGGCATTGCCGGCGCTTATCAGCGGCCTTGCCAATAACGCGGCGACGCCCGAAGGAGCGGAGAGCCTGAATACGGCACTTGACAACGATCATGCCGGCGGCGGCGTGCTTGATAATCTGGGCGGTTTGGCAGGGATGATATTCGGCGGGCAGCAGGAAGCGGCTCCCCCGCCTCGTCAGGCAGATGCGGGCGGCATTTTGGGGCATATTCTGGGTACGAATCAAGGTGCGGTAGCCGAACAGGTGAGCAATCAAACGGGCCTCGGGATGGGCCAGGTCGCGCAGATACTGATGTTCCTCGCACCGATCGTGATGGGCTATCTCGGCAAGCAGAAACAGCAGCAGGGCGTCGGAGCGGACGGCCTCGGCGGCTTGCTCGGCGGTCTACTCGGCGGCGGCCAGGCTCAAGCGGCGACTCCTCAGTCGTCGGGCAACGCGATGATCGACATGGCGTCGAACATGCTCGACAGCGACCGCGACGGCTCGGCCCTCGACGACATCGCTTCGATGGCGTTCAAGTATATGACTAACAAATAA
- a CDS encoding AMP-binding protein, translated as MLATNGVLRNTLGVNLGPKLFGAVHEGFGGKLRVAISAGSRFDADVALDFHKLGFTILQGYGLTETSGAATATYEDDNRIGSVGKAMNGIEIKINEPDNEGVGEVFIKGPMVFKGYYNNPTANAEAFTEDGFFRSGDLGKLVDGHLYIVGRGKDVIVLPSGKNVHPEDLEVHYLKCPMVAELAIIGIEDESEGRSGAEKLAAVVVPDFEYLKQAKIANSKEAIRHALDSLGRELPEYWRVRDYIIRQEILPRTATRKIKRFQLKQEVESGEVTTEAKETKTWELSSGDELMLQTPTAKAVIVAIRQNAKDGDVIHPSMSLELDLGLDSLARAETFAALEQAFSTEFDGDEAATALTVANVIELVNKHGGETAEIASVDLNWGKIVREADDDFPEVRGVLKDRPLFGAFAFTIYKVFWLIFKIFLRLEVSGKENLDRTMKIEASKDKNSSFDIHNSSFIICPNHQSFLDPFVICSNYPFRLFKNIFHVGASEFFNNGLTRYIAKLLNVVPVNPDTELMRAMKAGAIGLKAGKVLNIYPEGERAFDGELHGFKKGAAILAAELDVPIVPIAIDGLYKVWPRNSWRIRPAKVKMMVGKPFYAKDVAGGNGHDDDAYTAVTAHLKKVIADMIADMRQ; from the coding sequence ATGCTCGCTACAAATGGCGTGCTCCGAAACACGCTCGGCGTTAACCTCGGACCCAAATTGTTCGGCGCGGTGCACGAGGGGTTTGGCGGAAAACTCCGTGTTGCGATCTCTGCGGGCTCGCGCTTTGATGCGGACGTAGCATTAGATTTCCATAAGCTCGGTTTTACGATCCTGCAAGGATATGGGCTGACCGAAACCAGTGGTGCTGCAACGGCGACCTACGAGGACGACAATCGTATTGGAAGCGTCGGAAAGGCGATGAACGGCATTGAGATCAAGATCAATGAGCCCGACAACGAAGGCGTCGGCGAGGTCTTTATAAAAGGCCCGATGGTCTTCAAAGGTTATTACAACAATCCGACGGCGAACGCCGAGGCGTTTACCGAGGATGGCTTTTTCCGCTCGGGCGATCTAGGAAAGCTCGTTGACGGGCATCTTTACATCGTTGGTCGAGGCAAAGATGTTATCGTCTTGCCGAGCGGCAAGAATGTTCATCCCGAAGACCTAGAGGTTCACTATCTCAAATGCCCCATGGTCGCCGAGCTTGCAATTATTGGCATCGAGGACGAGTCCGAAGGCCGCAGCGGTGCCGAAAAGTTGGCCGCCGTCGTCGTTCCTGACTTCGAGTATCTGAAGCAGGCAAAGATCGCGAATTCGAAAGAAGCGATCCGCCACGCGCTCGACAGCCTTGGCCGCGAGCTGCCCGAATATTGGCGCGTTCGCGACTACATTATTCGGCAGGAGATACTGCCGCGGACCGCGACGCGGAAAATTAAACGGTTTCAGCTCAAGCAGGAAGTCGAGAGCGGCGAAGTTACGACCGAGGCAAAGGAAACCAAGACGTGGGAACTAAGCAGCGGCGACGAACTTATGCTCCAAACGCCCACGGCAAAGGCCGTTATAGTCGCGATCCGCCAAAATGCGAAGGACGGCGACGTTATTCATCCGTCGATGAGCCTCGAACTTGATCTTGGCCTAGACAGCTTAGCCCGTGCCGAGACGTTCGCGGCGCTTGAACAGGCATTCTCGACCGAATTCGACGGCGACGAAGCCGCGACCGCACTAACCGTCGCAAATGTTATCGAACTAGTCAACAAACACGGCGGCGAAACCGCCGAGATCGCATCCGTCGATCTAAACTGGGGCAAGATCGTCCGCGAAGCCGACGACGATTTCCCTGAGGTCCGCGGAGTTCTTAAGGATCGCCCGTTATTTGGGGCCTTTGCGTTCACAATTTATAAGGTCTTCTGGCTTATCTTCAAGATATTCCTCCGACTCGAAGTCTCGGGTAAAGAAAATCTCGATCGCACAATGAAAATCGAAGCGAGCAAAGATAAGAATTCATCATTCGATATTCATAATTCATCTTTCATCATCTGCCCCAACCACCAGAGTTTCCTTGATCCATTCGTAATTTGCTCAAATTATCCCTTTCGACTCTTCAAGAACATCTTTCATGTCGGGGCGAGTGAATTTTTTAACAACGGCCTGACGCGCTACATCGCTAAGCTGCTCAATGTAGTGCCTGTCAACCCCGATACCGAGCTAATGAGGGCCATGAAAGCCGGTGCGATCGGCCTCAAAGCGGGCAAGGTTCTCAACATCTATCCCGAGGGCGAACGCGCATTCGACGGCGAACTCCACGGCTTCAAAAAAGGAGCCGCGATACTAGCCGCCGAGCTCGATGTGCCGATCGTTCCGATCGCGATCGACGGCCTATACAAGGTTTGGCCGCGAAATTCGTGGCGTATCCGCCCCGCCAAGGTCAAGATGATGGTCGGCAAGCCGTTTTACGCCAAAGACGTTGCCGGCGGTAACGGCCATGACGACGATGCCTACACCGCAGTCACCGCCCACCTAAAAAAGGTGATAGCCGATATGATCGCCGATATGCGTCAATGA